The following are encoded together in the Macrobrachium rosenbergii isolate ZJJX-2024 chromosome 21, ASM4041242v1, whole genome shotgun sequence genome:
- the LOC136849741 gene encoding troponin C, isotype gamma-like isoform X3: MNESITDQLDKTQIEGLRKAFDAFDIEKKGSINTNTIATILRMMGVRVSDKNLQEIISEVDEDGSGELEFEEFCALAAKFLIEEDEESLKAELKEAFRIYDKKGDGYITTSVLREILKELDNKLTEADLDGIIEEVDEDGSGTLDFDEFMEMMTG; this comes from the exons GATCAGCTCGACAAAACACAAATCGAGG GTCTCAGAAAGGCCTTCGACGCCTTCGACATCGAGAAGAAGGGCTCCATCAACACCAACACCATCGCCACCATCCTGAGGATGATGGGCGTGAGGGTTTCCGACAAGAACCTGCAGGAGATCATCTCCGAAGTCGACGAGGACG GATCTGGCGAGCTGGAATTCGAAGAGTTTTGTGCCTTGGCGGCGAAGTTCCTGATTGAAGAGGACGAAGAGTCATTAAAAGCAGAACTAAAAGAAGCCTTCCGTATTTACGACAAAAAGG GCGATGGCTACATCACGACGAGCGTCCTTCGAGAGATCCTGAAGGAACTGGACAACAAGCTAACCGAGGCTGACTTGGACGGCATCATAGAAGAGGTCGACGAAGACGGTTCCGGCACTCTCGACTTCGATG AGTTCATGGAGATGATGACCGGTTAA
- the LOC136849741 gene encoding troponin C, isotype gamma-like isoform X4, translating to MNESITGGLEPDQIEGLRKAFDAFDIEKKGSINTNTIATILRMMGVRVSDKNLQEIISEVDEDGSGELEFEEFCALAAKFLIEEDEESLKAELKEAFRIYDKKGDGYITTSVLREILKELDNKLTEADLDGIIEEVDEDGSGTLDFDEFMEMMTG from the exons GGCGGTCTTGAACCAGATCAAATTGAGg GTCTCAGAAAGGCCTTCGACGCCTTCGACATCGAGAAGAAGGGCTCCATCAACACCAACACCATCGCCACCATCCTGAGGATGATGGGCGTGAGGGTTTCCGACAAGAACCTGCAGGAGATCATCTCCGAAGTCGACGAGGACG GATCTGGCGAGCTGGAATTCGAAGAGTTTTGTGCCTTGGCGGCGAAGTTCCTGATTGAAGAGGACGAAGAGTCATTAAAAGCAGAACTAAAAGAAGCCTTCCGTATTTACGACAAAAAGG GCGATGGCTACATCACGACGAGCGTCCTTCGAGAGATCCTGAAGGAACTGGACAACAAGCTAACCGAGGCTGACTTGGACGGCATCATAGAAGAGGTCGACGAAGACGGTTCCGGCACTCTCGACTTCGATG AGTTCATGGAGATGATGACCGGTTAA
- the LOC136849741 gene encoding troponin C, isotype gamma-like isoform X1 → MNESITDQLDKTQIEGLRKAFDAFDIEKKGSINTNTIATILRMMGVRVSDKNLQEIISEVDEDGSGELEFEEFCALAAKFLIEEDEESLKAELKEAFRIYDKKGDGYITTSVLREILKELDNKLTEADLDGIIEEVDEDGSGTLDFDEFMTMMAG, encoded by the exons GATCAGCTCGACAAAACACAAATCGAGG GTCTCAGAAAGGCCTTCGACGCCTTCGACATCGAGAAGAAGGGCTCCATCAACACCAACACCATCGCCACCATCCTGAGGATGATGGGCGTGAGGGTTTCCGACAAGAACCTGCAGGAGATCATCTCCGAAGTCGACGAGGACG GATCTGGCGAGCTGGAATTCGAAGAGTTTTGTGCCTTGGCGGCGAAGTTCCTGATTGAAGAGGACGAAGAGTCATTAAAAGCAGAACTAAAAGAAGCCTTCCGTATTTACGACAAAAAGG GCGATGGCTACATCACGACGAGCGTCCTTCGAGAGATCCTGAAGGAACTGGACAACAAGCTAACCGAGGCTGACTTGGACGGCATCATAGAAGAGGTCGACGAAGACGGTTCCGGCACTCTCGACTTCGATG AGTTCATGACGATGATGGCGGGCTaa
- the LOC136849741 gene encoding troponin C, isotype gamma-like isoform X2, with amino-acid sequence MNESITGGLEPDQIEGLRKAFDAFDIEKKGSINTNTIATILRMMGVRVSDKNLQEIISEVDEDGSGELEFEEFCALAAKFLIEEDEESLKAELKEAFRIYDKKGDGYITTSVLREILKELDNKLTEADLDGIIEEVDEDGSGTLDFDEFMTMMAG; translated from the exons GGCGGTCTTGAACCAGATCAAATTGAGg GTCTCAGAAAGGCCTTCGACGCCTTCGACATCGAGAAGAAGGGCTCCATCAACACCAACACCATCGCCACCATCCTGAGGATGATGGGCGTGAGGGTTTCCGACAAGAACCTGCAGGAGATCATCTCCGAAGTCGACGAGGACG GATCTGGCGAGCTGGAATTCGAAGAGTTTTGTGCCTTGGCGGCGAAGTTCCTGATTGAAGAGGACGAAGAGTCATTAAAAGCAGAACTAAAAGAAGCCTTCCGTATTTACGACAAAAAGG GCGATGGCTACATCACGACGAGCGTCCTTCGAGAGATCCTGAAGGAACTGGACAACAAGCTAACCGAGGCTGACTTGGACGGCATCATAGAAGAGGTCGACGAAGACGGTTCCGGCACTCTCGACTTCGATG AGTTCATGACGATGATGGCGGGCTaa